In Flavobacterium cerinum, one genomic interval encodes:
- a CDS encoding DUF493 family protein: MDKKTEEFYHRLKEELTNSTLWPSEYLFKFIVPADTEKVQTIEKSFDGMGAVIQTHHSKTGKYTSVSINVTMQSAQSVIDKYLELTKIEGIISL; encoded by the coding sequence ATGGATAAAAAGACAGAAGAATTTTACCACAGACTTAAAGAAGAATTAACCAATTCGACACTATGGCCTTCCGAATATTTGTTTAAATTTATTGTTCCTGCCGATACTGAAAAAGTGCAGACGATCGAAAAATCGTTCGACGGCATGGGAGCTGTAATCCAGACACATCATTCCAAAACAGGTAAATACACCAGCGTTTCAATAAACGTAACCATGCAAAGCGCACAAAGCGTAATTGACAAATATTTGGAACTTACTAAAATAGAAGGCATTATTTCGCTATAA
- a CDS encoding DUF4290 domain-containing protein, giving the protein MKYNPEEAIYFLEYNAERPHLIIPEYGRHLQKLIDQATAIEDREERNKAARYIISVMGSLNPHLRDVPDFQHKLWDQLFIMSDFRLDVDSPYPIPSKEVLNQKPDRLAYPQNFPKYRFYGNNIKYMIDVANKWEDGDLKSALIMVIANHMKKSYLSWNKDTVKDEVIFEHLYELSGGQINLLKTDEELSNTTDLMRVNKKQSNKTQFGNKQNNNNNNNKKNYSNQKNNNNKNNNNRKA; this is encoded by the coding sequence ATGAAATACAATCCAGAAGAGGCAATATATTTTCTTGAATACAATGCCGAAAGGCCGCATCTGATTATTCCGGAATACGGACGCCATTTGCAAAAGTTGATTGATCAGGCAACGGCTATCGAAGATCGGGAAGAACGCAACAAAGCAGCCCGATATATCATTTCGGTGATGGGAAGCCTTAATCCGCATTTAAGAGATGTTCCCGATTTCCAACACAAATTATGGGATCAGCTTTTTATTATGTCTGATTTTAGACTGGATGTCGATTCGCCTTACCCGATACCGAGCAAAGAAGTGCTGAATCAAAAACCGGATCGCTTAGCCTATCCGCAGAATTTTCCGAAATATCGTTTTTACGGTAACAATATCAAGTATATGATCGATGTTGCCAATAAATGGGAAGACGGAGATTTGAAAAGCGCTCTGATTATGGTTATCGCTAACCATATGAAGAAATCCTACCTGAGTTGGAATAAAGACACCGTAAAAGACGAAGTGATTTTCGAGCACTTATACGAATTATCAGGAGGCCAGATCAATCTGCTAAAAACAGATGAGGAATTATCCAACACAACCGATCTGATGCGCGTAAACAAAAAGCAATCCAACAAAACACAGTTCGGAAACAAACAGAACAACAATAATAATAACAATAAGAAAAATTATTCCAACCAGAAGAATAATAACAATAAGAACAATAATAACCGAAAAGCTTAA
- the murA gene encoding UDP-N-acetylglucosamine 1-carboxyvinyltransferase: MGTFKIEGGIKLKGEITPQGAKNEALQILCAVLLTPEKVTISNIPDIIDVNKLITLLGNLGVKIQKIGSNAYTFQADDVNLKYLESIDFKDEGRALRGSIMIVGPLLARFGKGYIPKPGGDKIGRRRLDTHFEGFINLGAKFRYNKEDYFYGVEAEKLKGAYMLLDEASVTGTANIVMAAVLAEGKTTIYNAACEPYLQQLCKMLNAMGAKITGIGSNLLEIEGVESLGGCEHRILPDMIEIGSWIGLAAMTQSEITIKDVSWENLGVIPNTFRKLGITLEKKGDDIYIPAHVDGYEIKTDIDGSILTIADAPWPGFTPDLLSIVLVVATQAKGEVLIHQKMFESRLFFVDKLIDMGAKIILCDPHRATIIGHNFKSQLKATTMSSPDIRAGISLLIAALSAKGTSTIQNIEQIDRGYEKIDERLRAIGANIVRV, from the coding sequence ATGGGAACATTTAAAATAGAAGGGGGAATAAAATTAAAAGGAGAAATTACCCCTCAGGGCGCTAAAAATGAGGCGCTGCAAATATTGTGTGCAGTATTGCTAACACCGGAAAAAGTAACTATTTCGAATATTCCCGATATTATCGATGTTAATAAATTGATCACCCTATTAGGAAATCTTGGCGTAAAAATCCAGAAAATCGGATCCAATGCCTATACATTCCAGGCCGATGACGTTAACCTGAAATACCTGGAATCAATCGATTTTAAAGATGAAGGAAGAGCATTACGCGGTTCGATTATGATCGTAGGTCCGTTATTGGCCCGATTCGGAAAAGGTTATATCCCAAAACCGGGCGGAGACAAAATCGGAAGACGTCGTCTGGATACCCACTTCGAAGGTTTTATCAACCTGGGAGCTAAATTCAGATACAATAAAGAAGATTATTTCTATGGAGTTGAAGCTGAAAAGCTAAAAGGCGCTTATATGTTATTGGATGAAGCTTCGGTTACCGGAACTGCTAATATCGTAATGGCTGCTGTTCTTGCAGAAGGAAAAACCACAATTTATAATGCTGCCTGCGAACCGTATTTACAGCAATTATGTAAAATGCTAAACGCTATGGGGGCCAAAATCACCGGAATCGGTTCCAATTTACTGGAAATCGAAGGTGTAGAAAGCCTGGGCGGATGCGAACACCGAATTTTACCGGATATGATCGAAATCGGATCATGGATCGGTTTAGCCGCGATGACGCAGAGCGAAATCACCATTAAAGATGTAAGCTGGGAAAATTTAGGTGTTATCCCGAATACCTTCCGAAAACTGGGAATCACACTTGAGAAAAAAGGAGACGATATCTACATTCCGGCTCATGTTGACGGATATGAAATCAAAACGGATATCGACGGATCTATCCTTACCATTGCCGATGCGCCGTGGCCCGGATTTACACCCGACTTATTAAGTATTGTATTGGTCGTTGCTACACAAGCTAAAGGCGAAGTACTGATTCACCAAAAAATGTTTGAAAGCCGTTTATTCTTCGTGGATAAATTAATTGATATGGGCGCTAAAATTATTCTTTGCGATCCGCACAGAGCGACTATCATCGGACATAACTTTAAATCACAGTTAAAAGCCACCACAATGTCATCACCGGATATTCGTGCGGGAATTTCATTGTTGATTGCTGCTTTATCGGCTAAAGGAACCAGTACCATCCAAAATATCGAGCAAATCGATCGCGGATATGAAAAAATTGACGAACGTTTACGGGCTATCGGAGCGAATATCGTTCGCGTTTAA
- a CDS encoding sulfite exporter TauE/SafE family protein, translating into METTTLLLLCLAAFIAGFVDAIVGGGGLIQTPAALILLPNYAVSSVIGSLKIPAFCGTSSAAYQYLKKVTVKWRLFLLMAVLAFASAFAGSQVLTMVSNDFMKPLLLVILIALAIYTFVKKDFGQRKEQAEISYKTVVIRAAIISCIVGFYDGFIGPGTGSFFVVGFISLLGMDFLQASTNAKLVNLATNFGSICLFLLKGKIIWMIALPMAVSNALGGWIGAKLAINKGNGFIRIFFLIVVIGTLIRFAYDIFFQ; encoded by the coding sequence ATGGAAACGACTACCCTACTTTTACTATGTCTGGCTGCTTTTATAGCCGGTTTTGTAGACGCTATTGTTGGCGGCGGCGGATTAATACAAACTCCGGCCGCTTTGATCTTATTACCTAATTATGCCGTATCTTCCGTGATCGGGTCGTTAAAAATTCCTGCTTTTTGCGGCACTTCTTCGGCTGCTTATCAATATCTCAAAAAAGTGACCGTCAAATGGCGTTTGTTTTTATTGATGGCCGTTTTAGCTTTCGCTTCGGCTTTTGCCGGATCACAAGTACTCACAATGGTTAGTAATGACTTTATGAAGCCGTTGCTTCTCGTTATTTTAATCGCTCTGGCTATTTATACATTTGTCAAAAAGGACTTTGGTCAACGTAAAGAACAAGCCGAAATCAGTTATAAAACAGTCGTGATTCGAGCGGCTATTATCAGTTGTATTGTCGGTTTTTACGACGGGTTTATCGGTCCCGGAACCGGAAGTTTTTTCGTTGTGGGTTTTATTTCCCTTTTAGGAATGGATTTCCTTCAGGCTTCCACCAATGCAAAGCTGGTCAATCTGGCTACCAACTTCGGATCGATCTGTTTGTTTCTGCTAAAAGGAAAAATCATCTGGATGATTGCACTACCAATGGCCGTCAGTAATGCTTTAGGCGGTTGGATCGGTGCCAAACTTGCTATTAATAAAGGAAACGGTTTTATCCGGATTTTCTTCCTGATCGTTGTAATCGGAACTTTAATCCGGTTTGCCTACGATATATTCTTTCAATAA